Genomic segment of Prochlorococcus marinus CUG1433:
GGAACCCCAGCCATTGCAGAAGCAATAGGTCTTGCAGAGGCAATAAAGTATATAAACTCTATTGGATTGGATAAAATTCATGAATATGAAAAGAATATTACTAAATATTTATTTGAAAAATTAAATCAAATAGAAAATATTGAAATTATTGGTCCATCGCCGAAGATAGATCCGGACAGAGCATCACTTGCCACCTTTTATATAAAAAATATACATTCAAATGATATTGCTGAAATTCTTGATTCAAAAGGAATTTGCATCAGAAGTGGGCATCATTGCTGTCAACCTCTTCACAGATACATTGGAATTAAATCAACGGCAAGAATTAGCATGAATTTCACAACCAATAAGGAAGAAATTGATATGTTTATAGAAAAATTAAAAGATACTATTGATTTTCTAAAAATCAATTCTTAAAGATTCAAAGCATTTTTTAAAAATTCCTGAGATTTTTGCATTACTACTTCTTTATTTTCAATATTTCTAAAACCATGCCCTTCATTATCAAAAAAAATAACTTCTGAATATTTATTATTCTGAATCAAAATTTCTTGAATTTTTAAAGTTTGTTTATAAGAAATAACTGTATCTTTTTTTCCATGAAACAATAAGATAGGTTTTTTTATTTTTTTAATATGATTTATCGGTGATCTATTTATATAATCATCATGATTTTTTGCATAATTTCCTACCAAAGAATTTAAATAATCTTTTTCAAACCTATGAGTGTTGTGATGCATATCCTTCAAATCAATAACAGGATATTTACAAATTGCTGCTGTAAAAATAGACCCATATAATAAACAATTCAGGGCAGTTAACCCACCAGAACTATTCCCAAACATTACTACTTTTTCACTATCAACTTGATTTGATTTAATTAATTCAAGAGCTAGTGCTTTGCAATCATAAGAATCAACAATACCCCATTTATAACTCAACCTCTCTCTATATGCTTTGCCAAATCCCGATGATCCTCCATAATTGACTTCAGCAACAAAAAATCCCTTCGACGTCCAATATTGAACTTCAGAATTATATGATCCATCAAAAAATGAAGTTGGCCCACTATGAGCTCTAACAAAAAGCGGTGGTTTTCTAAATTTTTCAACAAGCGGCCTATATAAAAAAGAATGAGTAGATTTATCTTCAAAACCTTTAAACCAAAAAGATTCAGGTTTTGAACAATCTTTTATATATTCAGCATTTATTTCCTCAAAAACATTTGATAAAACTTCCTTTTTACAATCAATTTCAAGAACAATTCCCAAAAAATCAGATCCATATCCTTTTAAAAGAACTTTACTCCCAAAAACACTGAAATCACTTATTGAGGTAAAAGGAGTAGAAAATTCTTTAACTAATACAAGATCTTTATATTGTTCAACTATTAAACTATTTTCTTTTTTTGCTATACAAAATAAATTTTTTATATCCCCTGAAAAGAATGTTATTCCAGATACCCATTGTGGTACTCCATATTCAATCAACTTTCTCTCTTCTCTTTTCTTAATAAAAATATTCTCAATTTCACAAACATCTAAAAATAATAAGTTCCACCATCCAGAACTATCTTCAGAACATACTAAAAGAGTTTCACTTATCCAATAAGGTTGAAAAAAAGAAACATTTTTTTTGGCATTAATCAGCTTATCTGAGAATTTTTTTATTTTTGTTATCTCTCCTTCTAAGTCAATTTGAGCAAAACAAAGATCATTTTTCTCCCAGGGCATGTATGGATAATCCCACTCGATCCAAGAAAGTAAGCTAACAGAAGTATTAGAAGATAATTCTCCAGCGAAATTTTTAAATCTTTTTAATATATGAATATCTTGTTTAGTTTTTTTTAAGTTTAAAGAAAATAAGTAATCTCTATTATTTAATTCACAAATACCATACAAAAAAAAA
This window contains:
- a CDS encoding S9 family peptidase codes for the protein MSNDDQLKVKQTVSKKQSFKELTIVRDIIFWIDLVGEGQNENAIFARPFNEKEAFPQKLTSKKYNIKNNFHGYGGKSYKCIYLKNNFYLIWIDQITNAVWFQIFKEAASNDIGKNNYLDSVQEPRQLSKSIDGNFDSSFVIAKNFFLYGICELNNRDYLFSLNLKKTKQDIHILKRFKNFAGELSSNTSVSLLSWIEWDYPYMPWEKNDLCFAQIDLEGEITKIKKFSDKLINAKKNVSFFQPYWISETLLVCSEDSSGWWNLLFLDVCEIENIFIKKREERKLIEYGVPQWVSGITFFSGDIKNLFCIAKKENSLIVEQYKDLVLVKEFSTPFTSISDFSVFGSKVLLKGYGSDFLGIVLEIDCKKEVLSNVFEEINAEYIKDCSKPESFWFKGFEDKSTHSFLYRPLVEKFRKPPLFVRAHSGPTSFFDGSYNSEVQYWTSKGFFVAEVNYGGSSGFGKAYRERLSYKWGIVDSYDCKALALELIKSNQVDSEKVVMFGNSSGGLTALNCLLYGSIFTAAICKYPVIDLKDMHHNTHRFEKDYLNSLVGNYAKNHDDYINRSPINHIKKIKKPILLFHGKKDTVISYKQTLKIQEILIQNNKYSEVIFFDNEGHGFRNIENKEVVMQKSQEFLKNALNL